A genomic window from Pseudomonadota bacterium includes:
- a CDS encoding transposase family protein: MALGHFEEALMGLGDSRRGQGRRYPLRTVIVTALMAMVCGCDDAESMEVWGDANERWLSTFLEMPHGNLSSAKETSRQ; the protein is encoded by the coding sequence GTGGCGCTCGGGCATTTCGAGGAGGCGCTCATGGGCCTGGGCGATTCGCGGCGTGGGCAGGGTCGGCGGTATCCGCTGCGGACGGTCATCGTCACGGCGCTGATGGCGATGGTTTGCGGCTGTGACGACGCCGAATCCATGGAGGTTTGGGGCGACGCCAACGAGAGGTGGCTTTCGACGTTCCTCGAGATGCCGCATGGGAACCTGTCCTCGGCAAAGGAGACGTCGAGGCAGTGA